The proteins below are encoded in one region of Polynucleobacter sp. AP-Nino-20-G2:
- the rplI gene encoding 50S ribosomal protein L9, with translation MQIILLEKVINLGNLGDIVRVKDGYARNFLIPQRKARRATETAIADFAVRRAELEKLAAEKLAAAEAVGVKLKDLVLEIGQKAGVDGRLFGSVTNHDIADALKAKGFVIEKASVRMPTGPLKMVGDHPVAVAVHTDVVADITIRVVGEQA, from the coding sequence ATGCAAATCATTCTTTTAGAAAAAGTAATCAACCTGGGCAACCTTGGTGACATCGTTCGTGTTAAAGACGGTTACGCTCGTAATTTCTTAATCCCACAACGCAAAGCCCGTCGTGCAACTGAAACAGCAATTGCTGATTTCGCCGTTCGCCGTGCTGAGTTGGAAAAATTGGCTGCTGAGAAATTGGCTGCTGCTGAAGCGGTTGGCGTAAAGCTTAAAGACTTGGTTCTCGAAATCGGTCAAAAAGCGGGCGTTGACGGTCGTTTGTTTGGTTCTGTAACTAACCACGACATCGCTGATGCGTTGAAAGCTAAAGGCTTTGTAATTGAAAAAGCCTCTGTACGTATGCCTACTGGCCCATTGAAAATGGTTGGTGATCACCCTGTAGCGGTTGCTGTACATACCGATGTAGTGGCTGATATCACTATCCGTGTCGTTGGCGAGCAAGCGTAA
- a CDS encoding peroxiredoxin, translating into MTVEIGKPMPKCAIPATSGLTFTPESAKGKKLVIYFYPKDMTPGCTAESGEFRDNIDAFTKANTLIVGVSRDTLKSHDNFRSKLELPFELVADTEETLCQLFGVMKMKNMYGKQVRGVERSTFLFDSEGKLVKEWRGLKVPGHVTEVLQAAQAIK; encoded by the coding sequence CAAACCAATGCCCAAGTGCGCAATACCAGCCACTTCCGGACTGACCTTCACACCAGAATCAGCTAAAGGTAAAAAATTGGTCATTTACTTTTACCCCAAAGATATGACTCCAGGATGCACGGCGGAATCGGGTGAGTTTAGAGACAATATCGATGCTTTTACTAAAGCTAATACGCTGATTGTTGGTGTATCGAGAGACACCCTTAAATCCCATGACAACTTCCGTAGCAAACTAGAGTTGCCGTTTGAACTAGTTGCGGACACTGAAGAAACGCTTTGCCAGCTTTTTGGCGTCATGAAGATGAAGAATATGTATGGCAAACAGGTTCGTGGCGTAGAGCGCAGCACCTTCCTTTTTGACTCGGAAGGAAAACTGGTCAAAGAGTGGCGCGGCCTTAAGGTCCCAGGTCATGTGACAGAGGTATTACAAGCAGCCCAGGCCATTAAATAA
- the rpsF gene encoding 30S ribosomal protein S6, whose protein sequence is MRHYEIVFIVHPDQSEQVPAMIDRYKATLAAAGGKIHRMEDWGRRQMAYMIDKLAKAHYVCMNIECDQKTLDELEHAFKFNDAVLRHLIIKTKKAETEPSIMMKEVQREEARKSAQSDAPVAAA, encoded by the coding sequence ATGCGTCATTATGAAATCGTCTTTATCGTCCATCCGGACCAAAGCGAGCAAGTGCCTGCGATGATCGATCGCTACAAAGCGACATTAGCTGCTGCTGGCGGCAAAATTCATCGTATGGAAGACTGGGGTCGTCGTCAGATGGCTTACATGATCGACAAGCTTGCTAAAGCCCACTATGTTTGTATGAACATTGAGTGCGACCAGAAAACTCTGGACGAGCTCGAGCATGCGTTCAAATTTAACGATGCTGTTTTGCGTCACCTCATCATCAAGACTAAGAAAGCTGAAACAGAGCCTTCCATCATGATGAAAGAAGTGCAACGTGAAGAAGCGCGCAAATCAGCTCAATCCGACGCTCCTGTAGCAGCGGCTTAA
- the dnaB gene encoding replicative DNA helicase, with amino-acid sequence MAESRSRPLMSNPGMTGSGDAVVQALKVPPHSVEAEQSLLGGLLIDNAAWDRLGGVLTDKDFYRPEHALIYKVIQRLVGDNHPADVITVHEAVKSEQGGDLVGIDYLNSLAQSTPSAANIKGYADIVRDRSILRRLIEVSDNIVNSAFVPEGRSVRTLLDEAESRILQIGEEGSRKADYLEIEPLLRTVVARIDELYNRQGGSDITGIATGFIDLDKQTSGLQKGDLVIVAGRPSMGKTAFALNIAENVALAEGLPVVVFSMEMSGEQLAARLLGSVGRVDQGRMRTGKLQDDEWPRVTDAIARLSNTQILIDETGALSSLELRARARRIARNFGGTLGLVVIDYLQLMSGSGSENRATEISEISRSLKSLAKELQCPVVALSQLNRGLEQRPNKRPIMSDLRESGAIEQDADLIMFIYRDEVYHPDTTTDKGVAEIIVGKQRNGPIGTVRLSWQGPYTKFDNLAMGSVGYSSGGYEPF; translated from the coding sequence ATGGCTGAATCCCGCTCACGCCCCCTAATGTCAAATCCTGGCATGACGGGTTCTGGGGATGCAGTCGTGCAGGCCTTAAAAGTACCGCCACATTCTGTAGAAGCCGAGCAATCTTTGCTCGGCGGTCTACTGATCGATAACGCAGCCTGGGATCGCCTGGGTGGTGTGTTAACCGATAAAGATTTCTATCGCCCTGAACATGCTTTGATCTACAAGGTCATTCAGCGTTTAGTTGGCGACAATCATCCCGCTGACGTCATTACTGTTCATGAGGCTGTGAAGTCTGAACAGGGTGGTGATTTAGTTGGTATTGATTACCTTAACTCCTTAGCGCAAAGCACTCCAAGTGCCGCGAACATCAAAGGCTATGCTGACATTGTTCGTGATCGCAGTATTTTGCGTCGCCTGATTGAGGTATCTGACAATATTGTTAATTCTGCTTTTGTTCCTGAAGGCCGTTCCGTAAGAACGCTTCTTGATGAGGCTGAATCTCGTATTTTGCAAATTGGTGAAGAGGGTAGTCGTAAGGCTGACTATCTAGAGATTGAACCTTTGCTTCGTACTGTGGTTGCTCGTATTGATGAGCTCTATAACCGCCAGGGCGGAAGTGACATCACCGGTATTGCGACTGGCTTCATTGATCTGGATAAGCAAACCAGTGGTTTGCAAAAAGGCGACTTAGTGATTGTGGCTGGCCGTCCATCGATGGGTAAGACGGCATTCGCCTTGAATATCGCTGAGAACGTAGCGTTGGCGGAAGGATTGCCAGTCGTAGTCTTCTCTATGGAGATGTCGGGTGAGCAATTAGCGGCGCGTTTATTGGGCTCAGTAGGGCGCGTTGATCAAGGCCGTATGCGTACCGGTAAATTGCAGGACGATGAATGGCCGCGCGTTACTGATGCGATTGCCCGTTTAAGTAATACCCAAATTTTGATTGATGAGACTGGTGCGCTTTCAAGTCTCGAATTGCGCGCTCGTGCGCGCCGTATTGCCCGTAACTTTGGAGGCACTCTTGGACTGGTTGTGATTGATTACTTGCAGCTGATGAGTGGCTCTGGCTCTGAGAACCGTGCTACGGAGATCTCTGAGATCTCACGCTCTTTGAAGTCGCTTGCAAAAGAATTGCAATGTCCAGTGGTTGCACTCTCCCAGTTAAATCGTGGTCTTGAGCAACGCCCTAATAAGCGTCCAATCATGTCTGACTTGCGTGAGTCAGGTGCGATCGAGCAAGATGCCGACTTAATTATGTTCATCTATCGCGATGAGGTGTATCACCCGGATACAACTACCGATAAGGGTGTGGCAGAGATTATTGTAGGTAAGCAGCGTAATGGCCCCATTGGAACTGTTCGCTTAAGCTGGCAAGGTCCATATACCAAGTTTGATAACCTGGCCATGGGTTCGGTTGGCTACTCATCCGGTGGGTATGAACCGTTCTAG
- the rpsR gene encoding 30S ribosomal protein S18 — protein sequence MAFGKKPDFKKKPAQNPLFKRKRYCRFTVAGVEQIDYKDVDTLKDFIGENAKITPARLTGTKAKYQRQLDTAIKRARYLALLPFSDQHKK from the coding sequence ATGGCGTTTGGAAAGAAACCCGATTTCAAAAAGAAACCAGCTCAGAACCCATTGTTCAAGCGTAAGCGTTATTGCCGTTTCACTGTTGCTGGCGTAGAACAGATCGACTACAAAGATGTAGATACATTGAAGGATTTCATTGGCGAAAACGCCAAGATCACTCCTGCACGTTTGACAGGCACAAAAGCTAAATATCAGCGTCAGTTAGACACTGCTATTAAGCGTGCTCGTTATTTGGCTTTATTGCCATTCTCTGATCAACATAAGAAATAA
- a CDS encoding PhoH family protein has translation MPLPPIPTQIAGQVQISSKDTPNLKKRPAPAKPVVMESHVPDWASDTEEDLSAAEVALEKIKGDHRPVRCDRNENKASAVPEKPKRIIRTGPPSLFVLDTNVLMHDPSSLFRFSEHDLFLPMTTLEELDNHKKGMTEVARNARTVSRSLDQLVAGTSGTLDEGIPLNKLGNQDVSGRLFFQTKLTTQALPEGLPEGKGDNLILAVVSELQKTRKGQEVVLVSKDINMRIKARALGLPAEDYFNDQVLEDRDLMYSGVMALPADFWPKHGKGMESWADGKSGTMFYRVTGPSVPSMLVNEFVYQENPDGSTPFYAQVKEINGKTALLQTLRDFSHQKNNVWSVTARNREQNFAMNLLMNPDVDFITLLGQAGTGKTLLALAAGLEQVLDSKRYNEIIITRATVPVGEDIGFLPGTEEEKMQPWMGAFDDNLEVLHRNEDNAGEWGRAATQELIRSRIKVKSMNFMRGRTFVSKFVIIDEAQNLTPKQMKTLVTRAGPGTKIVCLGNIAQIDTPYLTEGSSGLTYVVDRFKGWRHGGHVTLARGERSRLADHAADAL, from the coding sequence ATGCCATTGCCCCCAATCCCAACTCAAATTGCCGGCCAAGTACAAATTAGCAGCAAGGACACTCCCAATTTAAAGAAACGTCCCGCCCCAGCAAAACCTGTTGTGATGGAAAGTCATGTCCCAGATTGGGCTAGCGATACCGAAGAGGATCTCTCTGCCGCCGAAGTAGCACTTGAAAAAATTAAAGGTGATCACCGCCCTGTTCGCTGTGACCGCAACGAAAATAAAGCATCAGCTGTTCCAGAAAAACCAAAACGCATTATTCGCACTGGCCCTCCGAGTCTCTTCGTGCTAGATACCAATGTTCTGATGCACGATCCAAGCTCCCTATTCCGCTTCTCTGAGCATGACCTATTCTTGCCGATGACGACTCTAGAGGAGTTGGATAATCACAAGAAAGGTATGACTGAGGTTGCGCGGAATGCTCGTACCGTCAGTCGCTCATTAGATCAATTGGTGGCCGGTACAAGCGGCACATTGGATGAAGGTATTCCGCTCAATAAATTAGGTAATCAAGATGTTTCTGGTCGACTATTTTTTCAAACCAAATTAACTACCCAAGCACTGCCAGAGGGCTTGCCTGAGGGCAAAGGTGACAACCTGATTCTTGCGGTCGTTAGCGAGCTACAAAAGACCCGTAAAGGCCAAGAAGTTGTATTGGTATCCAAAGATATCAATATGCGCATCAAGGCCCGTGCCTTAGGTTTACCTGCTGAAGATTATTTCAATGACCAGGTGCTAGAAGACCGCGATCTCATGTACTCTGGCGTTATGGCGCTGCCTGCTGACTTTTGGCCAAAGCATGGCAAAGGGATGGAAAGTTGGGCTGATGGCAAGTCTGGAACGATGTTCTATAGAGTGACAGGCCCTTCAGTGCCAAGCATGTTGGTGAACGAATTCGTCTATCAAGAAAATCCTGATGGCTCAACACCCTTCTATGCTCAAGTAAAAGAAATTAATGGTAAGACCGCTCTCTTGCAAACACTACGGGATTTCTCGCACCAAAAAAATAATGTATGGAGTGTGACCGCCCGCAACCGCGAACAGAACTTCGCCATGAATCTCCTCATGAATCCTGATGTGGACTTCATTACTCTATTAGGTCAAGCCGGCACCGGCAAGACCCTTCTCGCATTGGCAGCAGGATTAGAGCAGGTGTTAGATAGCAAGCGCTATAACGAAATCATCATCACGCGCGCCACAGTGCCTGTGGGCGAAGACATTGGCTTCTTGCCAGGCACTGAAGAAGAGAAAATGCAACCTTGGATGGGAGCGTTTGATGACAACCTTGAGGTGCTTCATCGCAATGAAGACAATGCTGGAGAATGGGGTCGCGCTGCCACCCAAGAATTAATTCGTTCACGGATTAAAGTAAAGAGCATGAATTTCATGCGCGGCAGAACGTTTGTAAGCAAATTCGTCATTATTGATGAGGCGCAAAACTTAACTCCAAAGCAAATGAAAACCTTAGTGACGCGTGCAGGACCAGGGACCAAAATTGTATGTCTAGGCAATATCGCGCAAATTGATACGCCTTACTTAACCGAAGGTTCATCAGGCCTAACCTATGTCGTCGATCGCTTCAAAGGCTGGCGTCACGGCGGTCATGTCACTCTCGCACGTGGAGAGCGCTCACGTCTTGCGGATCATGCTGCTGACGCACTCTAA
- the priB gene encoding primosomal replication protein N, which translates to MNHFTLTAFLVSKDAIRFTPAGIPVMHCLLEHSGEVQEVEVARRIQMSVEAIAIGPIQKGLEQMDLGAEAVFEGFLAPKTLRNQRLVFHITHIQLKN; encoded by the coding sequence TTGAATCATTTCACCCTAACTGCATTCTTGGTATCTAAAGACGCAATTCGATTTACTCCTGCAGGAATACCTGTGATGCATTGCCTGCTTGAACATAGTGGCGAAGTTCAAGAGGTAGAAGTAGCAAGGAGAATTCAGATGAGCGTTGAAGCCATAGCAATTGGCCCGATACAAAAGGGCTTAGAGCAAATGGATTTAGGGGCCGAGGCGGTGTTTGAAGGATTCTTAGCACCCAAGACTCTACGTAATCAAAGACTTGTTTTCCATATCACCCATATTCAATTGAAAAATTAA
- a CDS encoding asparaginase: protein MSSNPLIIEKTPHILVLGMGGTIAGLASKPEENPLQYQAGQVGVDTLLNHIQSAIPQGVALVSKQIANINSRNLDESLLTTLGLAVQEALNDQAVKGIVITHGTDTMEETGLFLQLTCGKQALTQKKRVILTGAMLPSNAPGADGPSNLLDALRWASTAIDNCPGGIFAVMDGRGCMAMDLAKRHATALNAPIQNSPSSSVSLINLSWLSGVKAVGAAWTEDLPIPGEGEWPWVEILTSHAGARPQTVGQWLGSGVQGLVLAGSGSGGFHDAWITPLEKAASQGIAQVRTTRTGAGATLANIPELDPSGRMAAGTLSAPRARIALQMALNAAKQANLAGKPLTWQDFFARIADLPEIR, encoded by the coding sequence ATGAGCTCAAATCCGCTGATTATTGAAAAAACACCCCATATTTTGGTTCTAGGCATGGGTGGCACGATAGCCGGCCTGGCCTCCAAGCCAGAAGAGAATCCACTTCAATATCAGGCTGGGCAGGTGGGTGTGGACACTTTGCTAAACCATATTCAGTCGGCCATTCCCCAAGGAGTGGCGCTCGTTTCCAAGCAGATAGCCAACATTAATAGCCGCAATCTCGATGAATCTCTGTTAACCACACTCGGGCTAGCTGTCCAAGAGGCGTTGAATGATCAAGCTGTCAAAGGGATCGTGATTACGCACGGCACGGATACGATGGAGGAAACGGGCTTGTTCCTTCAGTTAACGTGTGGCAAGCAGGCGCTGACCCAAAAAAAGCGAGTCATTCTGACGGGAGCTATGCTCCCAAGCAATGCACCTGGCGCAGATGGGCCGTCTAACCTCTTGGATGCATTACGTTGGGCCTCCACAGCCATTGATAATTGCCCGGGCGGTATTTTTGCGGTGATGGATGGTCGTGGCTGTATGGCGATGGATCTAGCAAAACGCCATGCCACAGCTTTAAATGCGCCAATACAGAATTCACCGAGCAGCTCTGTGAGCTTGATTAATCTCTCATGGCTTTCAGGAGTAAAGGCTGTTGGGGCTGCTTGGACTGAGGATTTACCAATTCCCGGTGAGGGTGAGTGGCCTTGGGTGGAGATCTTAACTAGCCACGCCGGTGCACGCCCCCAAACCGTGGGTCAGTGGCTCGGAAGTGGCGTGCAGGGCTTGGTGCTGGCTGGAAGCGGTAGCGGCGGCTTTCATGATGCCTGGATAACCCCTCTAGAAAAGGCAGCATCTCAGGGAATTGCGCAGGTGAGAACAACGCGAACTGGGGCAGGGGCAACATTGGCTAATATTCCCGAGTTAGATCCCTCTGGGCGAATGGCTGCGGGCACCTTATCTGCTCCTAGGGCGAGGATTGCCTTGCAAATGGCCCTCAATGCTGCAAAACAGGCGAATTTAGCCGGTAAACCCCTGACTTGGCAGGATTTTTTTGCTAGAATAGCGGACTTACCTGAAATTCGGTAA
- a CDS encoding C40 family peptidase, whose protein sequence is MSLSHVESAHVLRIMLLTHSKQPLSCRTLIGCGIIICALLTLSGCSTFSTRSNAAKVAQFKQDTSVGTEDISIAAVGLVGVPYRYGGNTPKGGFDCSGLINYVYSKSANIKLPRTIQEMSGKGQSVDNQPPAPGDLVFFNTTGEKYSHAGIYVGQGRFVHAPSAGGTVRLEYIATPYWAARFTEARRLTSATTQN, encoded by the coding sequence ATGTCACTCTCGCACGTGGAGAGCGCTCACGTCTTGCGGATCATGCTGCTGACGCACTCTAAGCAACCTCTCTCATGCCGCACTCTCATAGGGTGCGGCATTATTATTTGCGCCCTACTTACGCTGTCGGGCTGCAGTACCTTTAGCACTCGATCAAACGCAGCTAAAGTCGCTCAATTTAAACAGGACACTAGCGTTGGGACTGAAGATATATCCATTGCTGCCGTAGGTCTTGTTGGCGTTCCCTACCGCTATGGTGGCAACACTCCCAAGGGCGGTTTCGATTGCAGCGGACTTATTAACTACGTATATTCCAAATCAGCCAATATCAAATTACCGCGCACCATCCAAGAGATGAGCGGCAAAGGTCAAAGCGTAGATAACCAGCCACCCGCACCTGGAGATCTAGTCTTTTTTAATACGACTGGTGAAAAATATTCCCACGCTGGAATCTACGTGGGGCAAGGAAGATTTGTGCATGCCCCAAGCGCCGGTGGAACCGTGCGCCTGGAGTACATCGCTACACCCTACTGGGCAGCTAGATTTACTGAGGCAAGAAGACTAACTTCAGCAACTACGCAGAACTAG